GCGGTTCCGCGACGGCTACGACGCGGCCATCGTGAGGCCGCTGCTCAGGTTCCTCCGCGCGACCGGCGCGCCGTTCATGGTGAACGCGTACCCGTTCTACGCGCTCGCCAACGACAGCAGCCTCGACTTCGCGCTGTTCCGGGTGAACGACGGCGTCATGGACCAGGGCACCGGGCTGGTGTACGGCAACATGCTGGACGCGCAGCTCGACGCCGTGCACTCGGCCGTCAGGCGGATGGGCTTCGGGGACGTCGACATCGCCGTGTCGGAGACCGGGTGGCCATCGGCCGGGGAGGACTGGGAGGTCGGCGTCGGCGCGGACCTCGCCCGGGACTACAACAGCAACGCCATCCGCCACCTCGGCTCCGGCGTCGGCACGCCGCTCATGCCCAACCGCACCTTCGAGGTCTCCATCTTCTCCCTCTTCGACGAGAACCTCAAGCCAGggccggtgtcggagaggaatttCGGCTTGTTCCGCGGCGACATGACGCCGGTCTACGACGTCGGCATCTTCACTGATCCGGAGGTACGTAGGTCATGATCGCCACGAACGATTCTCCAGTTGGACCGATCGTTCCACACTGATCTCGAGACGGCCGGCGAATGTATGCTCGCAGACCCTTGAGCCGGTGAGAGCGAAGGTGACGAGCCGGAAATGGTGCGTGCCGGAGCCGGCGGCGGACGAGATGGTGCTGCAGGAGAACATCGACTTCGCGTGCGGCCAAAAGGGCGTCGACTGTACCGCGATCCGGCCGGGCGGCGTCTGCTACGAGCCGGACACGGTGCAGGCCCACGCGGCGTACGCCATGAACCTCTACTTCCAGGCCAATGGCCAGCATGCCTTTGACTGCGATTTTGGACAGACAGGCATTGTTACCACAGCTGATCCCAGTAAGATCGATATTTTTTTAATACAGCGTTAGTATAAAAAAATTTAAAACTTTTGGAACGTGAACAAGCAACACTGTAGATACATTTTTGGTGTAATACCTTTATTTACGTACGTGTGGCATTTTTTTATTGCAGGTTATGGAGGCTGCAAATTCATGTGAACAAGGCATAGGGGATGTTTGTTTTGAGGAATCACTCTATTGAAATTTAGATGGTACATCATGAGTCCATTTCTCAAATTTGTTGGGATGATTATATTACTTATATTAATACTAACTAACTATGAAAAATGAGATAGTGATAGATAAACTCATTTTATttcatcaaaccaaacaccctaataGTACTCCACTATCTTACAATAAGCTCGTTACCCCCTTTTTTTTGCCTTTTATGTATGATTTGAAGTGTACTAGATCGTGGGGCGCCCCTTCGGGCGCCCTATCCAGTATACATGCTATATTCAAATTAAGTAGAGGATGATTGAATCTCTAACAAAACCTTTTAGTTCTAGATAGACTGAATATAACCCACATTAAAGTTGCAGCACCACATCTAAACGCGTACCACACCTAGACACATACCACACCTAATGTTGCGCACCCTTTCAACCATTTAAAAAACGATTGAATAGCAACAATTACATGAAGATCTAGAAAAACAAAGATGATTACCATATACAGTAAGATATAAGACAACAGACAACCGACAGCACCATATAAAATCATTAAGTC
This portion of the Zea mays cultivar B73 chromosome 2, Zm-B73-REFERENCE-NAM-5.0, whole genome shotgun sequence genome encodes:
- the LOC100285163 gene encoding Glucan endo-1,3-beta-glucosidase precursor (The RefSeq protein has 3 substitutions compared to this genomic sequence); translation: MTLCTVLLQILLPTLLLVSAITGADASGIGVNYGTRGTTLPAPADVARFLARDTIFDRVRLLDADPVLLRAFAGTGLAVXVTVPNGVVPRLLNLTFARRWVRDNVTPYAGATNISRLLVGDEVTTEANRTLLLALVPAMQNLHTALVAASLHGRVKVSTTHSLGVLTTTEQPSAARFRDGYDAAIVRPLLRFLRATGAPFMVNAYPFYALANDSSLDFALFRVNDGVMDQGTGLVYGNMLDAQLDAVHSAVRRMGFGDVDIAVSETGWPSAGEDWEVGVGADLARDYNINAIRHLGSGVGTPLMPNRTFEVSIFSLFDENLKPGPVSERNFGLFRGDMTPVYDVGIFTDPETLEPVRAKVTSRKWCVPEPAADEMVLQENIDFACGQKGVDCTAIRPGGVCYEPDTVQAHAAYAMNLYFQANGQHAFDCDFGQTGIVTTADPSYGGCKFM